In Camelina sativa cultivar DH55 chromosome 17, Cs, whole genome shotgun sequence, the genomic stretch GGCGCCGGCTGATGACGTGTCCTAACAACGCAATCAGGATTCCTACAGAGACTGCCTTGAAGTACACGGGATACATCTTGCTCTGCACCACACCGAATTGATGCCTCCCAAGAACCGACCCCAACACGTAGCCCGACACGAACGTCACCCACACGCACATCCCGTACGCCGCCGCGATCCCCACTAGACCTACCACGCTCCCAATCTTCGACAGCCCAAGCGCCTTGCCAACCATAGTCCCTATCCCCCTCACCGCGATCTTTGCCTCCTCCCAAACGTTTTGGGACTTATGAGCCTTCGTTGTGGCCCTTTCATTCACCGGTTCCTCGACTTCACAAGCTTTCTTTTCCACGTCACGTGCCGCACATGCGACGGTCTCTTTGGGAGTTTCATCGAATAGTTCGTCACCAGGCGTTAGGTCCTTCAATCTCCTCAACACAGTCGCCATCTTGTGCTTACACTTACCGAGAGCATCGCATACGAGTTCCCCTGCAGACACGTGGTGTTCACGCTCCTTCTCTTCTGAATGAGACGACGACGTTTCCCTCTTCGCATTCCCAAACACTATTTCtcctttgtctcttctcttctcttcttcttttcccgGCGGTTGAATCGAGACTCTAGTGTTGGTTTTGCCGTCTCTGTCGTACTCCACCACGACAACGCGGTGGCCGTCTTTGACGATGACTTCACTCTCCGAATCAGTGCAATGGCCCAACATCAATAACGCACTCAAAACAAGACACAAGACCAAAAGTTTTGTCATATTTACTTAGCACTTCGTGTCGCTGACTCGTTTGATAGTTTTAGTATTACTTACTAGTTTTGTTATCATCCTATTCCTATATAGGCTGGCTATAAGCTCAGCATATCTTTTACAAACTTTCAGTGTTTTACCATGCTGATTAACACGTGTCACCACGTGGATATTTACGTGTCATCCTAGGAGGAAAAGTTAAACTTCTCCAATATCGTTTCCTACACACCTAAGACGGTGCGCAATGATCAAACTTGATGATGGGCCTAAATTCTTACATGTAGGCCCAATATATATGGACTTAAAAGCGCAGATGTCTATGATGCATAATAAACTTCTGCGAATCTCATGGAATATTCattcctaaaagaaaaagaaaaaaagaagaagccagAAATAGAAATGTTTCGAGGTTGAATAGTTAAGACTGTAGGAAGATGAGTATATCTAATGGGATTTTGGATAGAATCTGAAGGGCTTAAAGACGAGTAGAAGTAGAAATAGGGATATTCGCCGAGTGGCCGGCAAAAGTTGACACAGAAAGGGAAAGAAATTGCATGCAAGATAGCTTCAATCTCCctttcttaaagagaatataaatcatcaaatatatatatatcactttttcttatttaagttttttttcctatagGTTTACGGATgtagattatttttaaaaaataattttttttggttcttataAAATAAACGCAATCAGTTTCTAGTTATTCGATTATAATAAGAACTGTTGAACAATACTTCTTTTCTTTaaggttttagaaaaaaaaaatatagtgagGTTTTAAAACTGAccaattttatagttttgatgtCGTTGTTGTGCGTGTCACATCTTGGTAACAACAACGaaggaaaaaaatttacatCGGTTCAACACCTAGAACATATGTATAATCATGAATGTGAATCTCAATGTTACTCTAGAACTGATATATTATTCTATCAATAACTGATGTTATACACTGTACTATGAATTGTTGTTTGCAGTTGATTCTAAATTTTCAACTAGAAACATGttaaagaaagagatgagatatatgtatcaaaaaaaaccaaaaaaggagGAGGTAGCAAGCATGTGGGATTACATGTGGCGTCGAGGCACTtcgacaacaaaacaaaaggcagaaaaaaataaagcaacCAGCCACCTTTGTATCTTCCTTTGCAGATTCCCCACAACAACACTCACGCATATAAATACACTAATActaatacttatttttttttccatacgacaaatatatatttgatatgtaAATCTTGGTTGCTCTGCAACTTTAGTGACATTATTAacgaaattatcaaaaaaacaaaactttactGACATTATTGTATTGTTTATTACTTTTGTTACAATTATTGTTAATTAAGATTATTGGACGATTATTGAGAAATGACTGACCACAGTGCCCACATCAACCACATTACAGACCAGATCACCAGAATGCAACGCATACATATAGGTTCTATTTAAAACTTAATGAtacattttttggtttctctcatttttttttgtttttgaaagcGATAGGACGATTAAAAGGTAacaatagaaagaagaaaaggaaaacgaTCAAACCCACGAtcgtttattttaattatttattgaaacagaaaaaaaaaacataaaaggcGCCGAGAACCATACAAATCTAAGCGAAGGGATCAGAGGAGATTAGGCTACGAACAGCTAAGAGCAACTCATTCTAGAATCTAACCTATTTTGGTGCGTACTTCTTCTTGGATCACGGTAATATTTTGTTAGAAACACTTTAATAATAGTTCTTTATAATTCTAATGgcattattgaaaaaaaaaaacaaaacataacaaagtaatttttttaatggcatttaaaaaaaaaacaaagtaaatttAAGGAATTACTCTACTTCTCATTCATTTTGCATCTTTCTTTCTACCAAAGAAActcaaacattaaaaacaaaatagtgcATCATTAATCTAGGCCTCTAGGGCCTTTagatcaaaactcaaaaagtaaaaaattgaaatttactATAAATTCTCATGCATCCATTCACATAAATCTATTTAGCATTTCTCAATCCGCTTAATTAAAATATGGTGCATTTGACGGTAAGCATAGAAAAATGGATTCAAATATGAtgaaattgatatatatatcttgagtCTTGACATGGATGAGTAAAGTAAAGACGTAGGAGTTGCGCATACAGTTACTAAAATCGGAAGTATTGAACAATATATTCTTGCTTTGGATTTACTTTTCTCGGATGCTGCTACCCTAACTACTAACACTGTGAATTCAGACATCTCCGACCAATCCACGTGTTTGATTTCATGCCAGAACATGATAGTATTGGTTTTTAGTGAGTTTCTACCAAACTTTCCTAACAAAATTTAATAGATATCATTTATTCATTTCTTATTTACCActcaatttagtttttttttttttccttctctctcaTAGGCCCATATATTAATCTCATTTACGAAATTTATGGTCGTTGATGCCAAATTGCCAATCAATGGAGAGATACAGTAGAGAAACCACTCTCTAGTAAGGGTTTTGGCTTATTACTTCTTTTAGTTTATTTCTTACCTAGAAGTGTCATTTTTCAAAGTAACACcaacattgtaaatttttaaaattgtttcaCTAGTTGACCGTAACCGTGATAATAGCtatattttggattaaaaaggTTCGTAAGAATTAGTGAATTGATTTGTATGAATCCATGTCAGAAGTGTTCGGATATGCAAAAACTTAGCTGAAAAATCAGCGATCGGTGTGTGTCACTGTCACAAATCGATCGTGGAAACGTCttcaaaaatatactttaaGGAGCGGATGATTCGTAGGATTAGAAATATATAGGGGAGGACTTTggtggcaaaaaaaaagatgtccCCATTAAATCATGTTAAGTGAAAcgaaaaattaaatgatataaaataataattgagcCTTAGCTCCGAAGGAGAACATTGTTGACTTTAAAagcaaaactccaaaaaaaagaagttgcaGTGGGTAGCTAGCGATCTTTATTTATAACCGGACAATATCCtctttgatttaataaaaacaaaaatattttagaaggTGTAACACAATTACTTTAGAAACAACAGATTTAAATTCttattaatcaattaaaatttcaaatatgaaaaaccataaaaagcTAATAAACTTTTGGACTTGACTCAAAATCAAGGTTAGGcagaaaatattttgtagcCGACCACCTTTGGCAGTAAATGGTGGTAGTTTTAAGCCAGTTAATTAGAAACTACACTAAGAAGACGACAAACGGGcagcaacaaaaagaaaaaaaaatttgaagttttcAAAAGGGTTAATTTAGGTAAGTTTAGAGAGAAGTAGAGGCGAGATATGAGTTATGAGTTATGAGTTATGAGTTATGAGTTATGAGTTATGGACTTATGAGAGAGTGCACGTAATCTTGTAAAAGAGTATTAAAACCAGTTTTTGATGAAAAATGAAATGTTTAACTGCCGACAAAACATGAGGAGATGAGAACAAGATTGTATTTGACTAGATTATCTCAAACTCCTATGTCTTTTAagatttgtttaattctttttttaaagtCTCTATCTAACACAAACAAACGATCAACGCTTGTCCGTAGTCTCCACGGAACGTCCAAATTAACTAATGATATCAATGTGATTAATACTTCAGTCagtataacaataaataaatatgaatatacattttaagggtttaaaatttaaattgcttgatttttttttttatacagaaATACACATTTGACATATCCAACAAATGAATTATCAAGTGTGGAATGACTCGAATCTTTATAGAAAAGAAATGTATCAACTAAAGGTATGAAATTTTCCAGTGTTCAAGAAAtcgctaggcggtatctggaCGGTGATCCAACGCCTAGCGCTTAAAACGTCTAATCGGGGCttagacggtttttaggcgttttaggcgtttacaacataaaacattatatatatgaaattatgtacaaatatatgttagaaaaataaattttttataaattataaacaaaattaagaaaaatacatttatttaagttatattaacaatatataaacatttacaATTACGTATAaagatataaaacttaataatttaaatatatatagttaaaaataaaaataaatattaaaattaaattaatgtaattttaagcggtttaggcggtcatCCAGACGTCTGCTGAACGCCTAGCGactagacggcgcctaggcggccgcctaaaccgctttcttgaacagtGAAATTTTCTAATGctcttataaaaaaaaggtcTGAAATCCacccattaaaaaaagttaGGAAACAATTGGTGATGTTACAACAATACAGGTTTACTTTTAAGGGTAAAGGACATGACACCATGTTCTGTAGATTTCATGATGGGGTAACACCGATTTTCCTTGAAAACGAGATATCCAATCAAATAAAAGtgtgtctcttttttttttcttttttttttctcatagaagaaaataaaaagtctaAAAGCTTAAAAGATAATGAAAATTCAACGTTTTTGTTTTCGTTAATTGAATAAGTAAATCTTTTGAATGgaaatgagtaaaaaaaaaattacataaaaaaaaaaactgtgaaacatgtttttttttaacttcacaactatactaaattttttttcagaactggtaatatgtttacaaaacaaacactGATATACTCTAACACAAGGaaccaaaacaatcaaacaatcaattGTAAACCATGtagaatgagaaagagaaaaacaagaaaacccaTATAAATgctaaaacttataaaaagaaaaaagatattgCAAACCCTGTCATGTGGTCCGAGACATCTATGGATTCAGAATAGATTTGTGATTTCAttcaccaaacaaacaacacaatctTAATTGTTCAGTTAATTTATGGTACATTGGTCGAGTCTTGTGACTCATTATAATTTGGatagatattttgttaatatacaaacttaaaaattgaatgaatgatgtactattaaattaatatttaacagaagcatataaacaaaaatacgATTTCTAGcttcaaaacaaataaagtcCATCCAAAAAACTAAACATCGCTAAAACATTAACcactttttcaaatttaattatcattcaACCAGACTTAGTGACATACAGCCATGAGAAAACgatttaaaataaagtttttgttaatttttcacATTTGATATGATTGCCTGCCTATATATTATAGATCACATGATGGTAACGATCGATTTCACATAGACATAAAACGAAtatttcttccttttgttgtcgttttaataaactatttataataaattaaattaaaccaaattaaaacaacaaGATTAGTCCACTTTCTAATTATGTTAGGATATGCAAACAAAGCAGCAAtggccaccaccaccaaaaccaCGTTCGTCCATCAAGACAACGATGGTACGTCTCTTCTGACCCTACTCCACCTCACTCCCCCCCCCctattcctcttttttttttttttactcctcATTTCTTTTCATTTGTATAAAATCATTCCATTTATACGTACGAATAATTTGGTGACGAGGACAATATATATTCAAACCCAAATGATTCATTAaagcaaataatcaaagaatattcttaagtagaagaaaaaaacaacaaaactattcAACTTGACAATATCCCAATTTCGTTTCTGTCTATTTCCTTAccatattattataaaaactatatatatacttattaaaaagataaaatttgggagaaatcaaacaaaaaagaaatggaCTAAAATGACGTCTTCTTTCttgacctctctctctttctctgttccCCGAGTTTTACTCCTCTTTTAGCACTCTCTCCTCCTCGAAACATCAAACTTAAAACAAAGCTATGATACTCCTTTCTTCTTAgtttcatctctcttcttcttacttcttcttcttcgccggagctttttgtttttctctcttcttcttcttcttcaccgagTTTAATAAGATACTAAATTTTTCAAAAGGATGAGCAAACTAGTAGTAGAAATCGTAGACGCGAGCGATTTGATGCCTAAAGACGGACAAGGCTCAGCGAGTCCGTTCGTAGAGGTTGAGTTCGACGAGCAGCGACAAAGAACGCAAACTCGTTTTAAAGATCTAAACCCTCAGTGGAACGAGAAGCTCGTTTTCAACGTCGGTGGTAGTGACTTCAACAACCGTTTGAACAACAAAACTATCGACGTCACCGTTTACGACGACCGCCGTGATAATAACCAACAGCCTGGCAAGTTTCTCGGCCGTGTTAAAATCTCCGGCGCCGTTGTTCCTTTATCCGAATCTGATTCCGATGTTCAGAGGTATCCTTTAGATAAACGTGGTTTGTTTTCTCACATCAAAGGCGATATCGCTCTTAGAATCTACGCCGTTCCTTCTTCCGACGGCGGCGGCGATTTCGTTTCTCCTCCGCCGGATTTTTCCGAGAAAGTGACGAAAGAGGAGAAAGTGAGATTCGAATCTCACGAgtatcaaaatcagaatcagaatcatttCCAGCAGTTTGAAGATGAGATTCACATGGAGACGATGAAGCCGCCGacgaaaaagaaagagaaagaatcgAGGACTTTTCACTCTATCGGTGCTCACCACGGCGGAGGAGGAGCTGCTCCTCCACCGCCGTCGTCTCAATCAAAACCTGCTTATCCCACTCCTCCTAATCAACCGGAGTTTAGGTCAGATTTCATGAGAGCTCCGGGACCACCGCCCGGAGCAGTAATGCAGATGCAACCTCCGAGACAGAATCCAGAGTTTCAGCTGATTGAAACAAGTCCTCCTTTAGCAGCTCGTATGAGGCAATCGTACTATTACAGAAGCAGCGGAGATAAAACCTCGAGCACTTACGATCTCGTCGAGCAGATGCATTACCTCTACGTGAGCGTCGTCAAAGCTCGAGATCTTCCCGTGATGGATGTTTCCGGTAGCTTAGATCCTTACGTTgaagtgaagcttgggaactaCAAAGGCTTAACGAAacatttggagaagaattcgAATCCGATCTGGAAACAGATCTTTGCTTTTTCTAAAGAGAGGTTACAATCTAATCTCCTTGAAGTCACTGTGAAAGATAAAGATCTTTTGACTAAAGATGATTTCGTGGGAAGAGTTCAGATTGATCTCACTGAGGTTCCTCTTAGAGTTCCACCTGATAGTCCTTTGGCTCCACAGTGGTACAGGTTAGAGGATAAGAAAGGGATGAAGACCAACAGAGGTGAGGTTATGCTTGCTGTGTGGATGGGGACTCAAGCGGACGAGTCGTTTCCAGACGCTTGGCATTCTGATGCTCACCGTGTGAGTCACTCGAACCTTTCGAATACGCGGTCTAAAGTTTACTTCTCGCCGAAGTTGTATTACTTGAGAATTCACGTGATGGAAGCTCAGGATCTTGTTCCGTCTGATAAAGGGAGAGTACCTGATGCGATTGTCAAGATTCATGCTGGTAATCAGATGAGAGCTACGAGGACGCCTCAGATGCGGACGATGAATCCTCAGTGGCATGAGGAGCTTATGTTTGTTGTGTCAGAGCCGTTTGAAGATATGGTGATGGTCTCGGTTGATGATAGGATTGGTCCAGGGAAAGATGAGATATTGGGGAGGATTTTTATACCTGTGAGGGATGTTCCGGTGAGGCAAGAGGTTGGGAAAATGCCTGATCCACGTTGGTTTAACTTGCAAAGACATTCGATGTCTATggaggaagagaatgagaaaaggaaagagaagttCTCTAGTAAGATTCTGCTTCGGGTTTGTATAGAAGCAGGGTACCATGTTCTTGACGAGTCCACGCATTTCAGCAGCGATCTTCAACCTTCTTCAAAGCATTTGAGGAAGCCGAGCATTGGGATTCTTGAGCTTGGGATTCTCAGTGCTAGGAACTTGATGCCTATGAAAGCTAAAGATGGGAGAATGACTGATCCCTATTGTGTGGCGAAATATGGGAACAAATGGGTGAGAACGAGGACTCTTCTAGACGCGCTTACACCTAAGTGGAATGAGCAGTACACTTGGGAAGTTCATGATCCTTGCACCGTCATAACAATTGGAGTGTTTGACAATGGTCATGTCAATGATGGTAGTGACTGGAAGGACCAGAGGATTGGGAAAGTTAGAGTCAGGTTATCTACGCTGGAGACAGACCGGGTTTACACTCATTACTACCCTCTGCTGGTTCTTACACCGGGTGGTCTAAAGAAGAACGGTGAGCTTCAGCTAGCTTTGAGGTACACCTGCACTGGCTTTGTTAACATGATGGCACAATATGGAAGACCGTTGTTACCCAAAATGCATTATATTCAACCGATACCGGTCAGGCATATCGACTTGCTTAGGCATCAGGCGATGCAAATAGTTGCAACAAGACTATCAAGGTCCGAGCCACCGCTGAGACGAGAGGTTGTGGAGTATATGCTTGATGTAGACTACCATATGTTCAGTCTCAGGAGAAGCAAAGCTAATTTCAGCAGAATCATGTCGCTTCTCTCCTCGGTCACTCTGGTCTGCAAATGGTTCAACGATATCTGCACATGGAGAAACCCGATCACAACATGCCTGGTTCACGTTCTGTTCTTGATTCTTGTGTGCTACCCAGAACTGATTTTACCCACAGTCTTCCTCTACCTCTTTGTGATAGGCATGTGGAATTACCGGTACAGACCAAGACACCCACCTCACATGGACGCTCGTGTGTCCCAAGCAGATAACGCACACCCAGACGAGCTTGACGAGGAGTTTGACACTTTCCCGACCAGCAGACCAGCAGACATTGTCAGAATGAGGTATGACCGGCTTAGGAGCGTTGGTGGTAGAGTTCAGACAGTCGTAGGCGATCTGGCGACTCAAGGGGAGAGAATCCAAGCTCTACTTAGCTGGAGAGACCCGAGAGCAACTGCTTTATTCATCGTCTTCGCACTGATCTGGGCCGTGTTTATCTACGTCACACCATTCCAGGTGATTGCAATCATAATCGGGCTGTTCATGCTGCGCCATCCACGGTTCAGGAGCAGAATGCCTTCAGTACCTGCAAATTTCTTTAAGAGATTACCAGCCAAGTCAGATATGCTACTGTAAGTGTAAAAGACAAAGatttatatttgttgtagtgtgtATCAAAGAAAGTGGAGAACTTTGTAGAGGAGAGCGAAGGATAGTTTTTGCCTCTGGGGTTGAATCATTCGTATATTCTGTATTATACGTGAGCTTTAATCATAAAccagcaattttttttgggtacaaaAATATTGCTTTGGGTTTGTtcccttttatatatatctacacaAACTGCACAATCAAACACATTCACAAACATGCAACGAAAAGATAAGTGTCTCTGGCGTGAGACGTTATGTTGTTGAAGGCAAAACTATTGGTATCATGATTAAATGACCTTTGGGATCTTATCATCTCCGACGAGCCATCTGGCTAGCCAACAAGGATCCACGGCAAAGTTTTTGCATTGCATTGGAATGATCCCGAGATCGCTACCGATATGTGCGTAGTTATTTAAAGCTTTTTCCATCTCCGTTTCATCTTCTCCAATGTCCATCACATCAACTGTGTTCATGCGAACAACTTCCGCAAAGTCCTGTTCTAACTCGTGATCGTTCTCAAACGGTTCCATCGCTGGGCACTGTTTAAATCGCatcataaaataaagaaaattttcagCTGTGTTTTTGCAATCTATCATCAATCTTATGGATTGCATTTTCAGCAAGGTAAAAGAATCTGAACCTGACAGAACTGGGCGTAATGTCTGTAAACTTCGCTGTTTTCATCTTGGTCACCGAGGAGAGTACCACCATACCAACCATTGGCTTCATTGGTTGACGTAATCGATAGGtatctataaaattaaataattgcaACAAAAGTGATTTGATGCAATGGAGAAGAAATCTGGATTTTTAGAACACAACCACTTTGCATCTGAGGTGTTAGATCATGGTTTCGTCAATAGTTGAGGGTATCACTCAATTTGAGTTTCccaataataaccaaaatttaaaaaatttaaaaaatgcatTCTGAAGGATGTATACATTtcagagagaagaaaaggaacATCAGTACCTTTTAAATATATCTTCTTGATGACCCTTGGACTCAGAAAGCCAGTCCAAGTTGCAGAAATCGTTGACTCGCTCACTCGAGGTCACT encodes the following:
- the LOC104756605 gene encoding uncharacterized protein LOC104756605, which produces MTKLLVLCLVLSALLMLGHCTDSESEVIVKDGHRVVVVEYDRDGKTNTRVSIQPPGKEEEKRRDKGEIVFGNAKRETSSSHSEEKEREHHVSAGELVCDALGKCKHKMATVLRRLKDLTPGDELFDETPKETVACAARDVEKKACEVEEPVNERATTKAHKSQNVWEEAKIAVRGIGTMVGKALGLSKIGSVVGLVGIAAAYGMCVWVTFVSGYVLGSVLGRHQFGVVQSKMYPVYFKAVSVGILIALLGHVISRRRKVFTDAVDMWQAVNLLSSILMVEANASFVDPRVTKAMFERIKAEKEDGRGLDTSESESESSETAAKTIGKKNREKMDEDGVKNS
- the LOC104756607 gene encoding FT-interacting protein 1, with translation MSKLVVEIVDASDLMPKDGQGSASPFVEVEFDEQRQRTQTRFKDLNPQWNEKLVFNVGGSDFNNRLNNKTIDVTVYDDRRDNNQQPGKFLGRVKISGAVVPLSESDSDVQRYPLDKRGLFSHIKGDIALRIYAVPSSDGGGDFVSPPPDFSEKVTKEEKVRFESHEYQNQNQNHFQQFEDEIHMETMKPPTKKKEKESRTFHSIGAHHGGGGAAPPPPSSQSKPAYPTPPNQPEFRSDFMRAPGPPPGAVMQMQPPRQNPEFQLIETSPPLAARMRQSYYYRSSGDKTSSTYDLVEQMHYLYVSVVKARDLPVMDVSGSLDPYVEVKLGNYKGLTKHLEKNSNPIWKQIFAFSKERLQSNLLEVTVKDKDLLTKDDFVGRVQIDLTEVPLRVPPDSPLAPQWYRLEDKKGMKTNRGEVMLAVWMGTQADESFPDAWHSDAHRVSHSNLSNTRSKVYFSPKLYYLRIHVMEAQDLVPSDKGRVPDAIVKIHAGNQMRATRTPQMRTMNPQWHEELMFVVSEPFEDMVMVSVDDRIGPGKDEILGRIFIPVRDVPVRQEVGKMPDPRWFNLQRHSMSMEEENEKRKEKFSSKILLRVCIEAGYHVLDESTHFSSDLQPSSKHLRKPSIGILELGILSARNLMPMKAKDGRMTDPYCVAKYGNKWVRTRTLLDALTPKWNEQYTWEVHDPCTVITIGVFDNGHVNDGSDWKDQRIGKVRVRLSTLETDRVYTHYYPLLVLTPGGLKKNGELQLALRYTCTGFVNMMAQYGRPLLPKMHYIQPIPVRHIDLLRHQAMQIVATRLSRSEPPLRREVVEYMLDVDYHMFSLRRSKANFSRIMSLLSSVTLVCKWFNDICTWRNPITTCLVHVLFLILVCYPELILPTVFLYLFVIGMWNYRYRPRHPPHMDARVSQADNAHPDELDEEFDTFPTSRPADIVRMRYDRLRSVGGRVQTVVGDLATQGERIQALLSWRDPRATALFIVFALIWAVFIYVTPFQVIAIIIGLFMLRHPRFRSRMPSVPANFFKRLPAKSDMLL